From one Montipora capricornis isolate CH-2021 chromosome 10, ASM3666992v2, whole genome shotgun sequence genomic stretch:
- the LOC138020680 gene encoding uncharacterized protein yields MSKDSFEYLCAELSPRIAKQNTNFRKAIAVRHRVAITLYWLADSARYRTIGNLFGVGKSTVCTIVKQVCEVLAGILLPRYIFFPQNQQEVQGQIDGFRDRAGFPQVVAALDGCHVPIIAPLQSPEDYVNRKGFHAVTLQGLVDSNYRFVDIFVGIFVGWLAKVHDARVFKNSPLFCHCCARTFLPLQLSRVISGVRVPPLIVGDSAYALSDWLMKPYTDNGNLTQEQVNFNKILSMTRVVVENAYGRLKGRFRSIAKRLDLNVETVCLVIAACCVLHNFCEVMGEDFNEEWLQGVQLHLGVFPVDPNQGQNRNAVAI; encoded by the coding sequence ATGTCGAAGGATTCGTTTGAATATCTGTGCGCTGAACTATCACCCCGTATCGCGAAACAGAACACGAACTTTCGTAAAGCCATTGCAGTTCGCCATCGCGTTGCAATCACTTTGTATTGGCTTGCCGACTCCGCTCGCTACAGAACAATTGGAAACTTGTTTGGCGTTGGAAAATCCACCGTGTGTACCATCGTGAAACAGGTATGTGAGGTACTTGCAGGTATTCTTCTTCCTCGGTATATTTTCTTTccacaaaatcagcaagaagTACAAGGTCAGATCGATGGTTTTAGAGATCGTGCGGGGTTTCCCCAAGTAGTGGCCGCTCTTGACGGTTGCCATGTGCCTATCATTGCACCTCTCCAAAGTCCGGAAGATTACGTGAATCGAAAAGGATTCCACGCAGTAACACTGCAGGGATTGGTTGACAGCAACTATCGTTTTGTTGAcatttttgttggcatttttGTTGGATGGCTGGCGAAAGTTCACGACGCGCGCGTATTTAAAAATTCACCGCTGTTTTGCCACTGCTGTGCGAGGACTTTCCTACCGCTTCAATTATCTCGAGTCATATCAGGTGTGAGAGTTCCGCCCTTGATAGTTGGAGACTCTGCATATGCGCTCAGTGACTGGCTGATGAAGCCGTATACTGATAATGGAAACTTAACGCAAGAACAAGTGAATTTCAACAAGATCCTCAGCATGACAAGAGTGGTGGTTGAGAATGCCTATGGAAGACTAAAGGGTAGGTTCAGAAGCATTGCAAAGAGGCTGGACCTTAATGTTGAGACTGTTTGTCTTGTCATTGCTGCTTGTTGCGTGTTGCACAACTTCTGTGAAGTCATGGGTGAGGACTTTAATGAGGAGTGGCTGCAAGGTGTACAGCTCCATCTTGGTGTTTTCCCAGTCGACCCAAACCAAGGACAAAACAGGAATGCTGTAGCCATCTGA